A stretch of DNA from bacterium:
GTGCGGCTCGGCGCCCAGAACTGCGCCGTCGAGGACGCCGGCGCCTTCACCGGCGAGGTCTCCGCGCCGATGCTGGCCGAGGCCGGGGCGACCCACGTCATCGTCGCCCACTCCGAGCGGCGGACCCACCAGCGCGAGACCGACGACGACTTCGTGCGCAAGATCGACCGCGCCCACGCGGCCGGCCTCACGGCCGTCTTCTGCTACGGCGAGCGCCTCGAGGAGCGGCGGGCCGGCCGCGAGCGCGACGTGGTCCGCGCCCAGCTCGCGGGCGTGCTGCCGCGCCTGGCGGCGGCCACGCCCGCGAACCTGGTGCTGGCCTACGAGCCGGTCTGGGCCATCGGCACCGGCGAGACGGCGACCCCCGAACAGGCCCAGGAGATCCACGCCTTTTCGCGCGGGATCGTGGGCGAGCTGCTCGGCAACGACGCGGCCGCGAGGATGCGGATCCTCTACGGCGGCAGCATGAAGCCCGACAACGCGGCGGAGCTGATGCGGCAGCCGGACATCGACGGCGGCCTGATCGGCGGCGCCAGCCTCAAGGCCGAGGATTTCCTGGCGATCGTGCGCGGCGCCATCTGACGCTTCCAACCCGGGAGACGACCATGTACCGACGCCTCCAGCGCCCGGCCGCCGTCGCGGTGTGCGCGTTGCTGATCACGATCATGACGGTGACCGCGGCGCTCGCCGCCGGCGACGCCCCGACCTTCCCCGACCCGGTCTTCCCCGATCTGCCGCCCGGCGCCGAGGTCCTGCGCCTGGAGAACGGCCTGCAGGTGGTGCTGCTGCCCAACCCGGCCCAGCCCATGGCGGTGGTGCTGACCCAGGTGAGGGTCGGGTCGGCCTACGAGGACTTCCGCACCAGCGGCATGAGCCACATGCTCGAGCACCTGCTGTTCAACGGCACCACGGCGCTGACCCAGGAGGAGCTGTACGCGGCCGCCGACCGCCTCGGCGCCTGGAACAACGCCCACACGAGCGACTTCTTCACCAACTTCATCATGATCGTCCCGTCGCCGAAGCTGGCCGAGGGCGTGGCCCTGCAGGCCGGGATGCTGTTCCATTCCACGCTGCCGGCCGACAAGTTCGAGAAGGAGCGGGGCATCGTGGTGGGCGAGATCGTCCAGGCGCGCGACCGCGACGAGGACCCCGCGGGCGGGATCATCCGCGAGGCCACCTTCGCGGGCAGCAGCCTCGCGCTGCCGACCCTCGGCACCCTGAGCACGATCGAGAACCTGAGCCGGGACGACGTCGACGCCTTCTACCGCCACCACTACGTGCCCAACAACATGATCACCACGGTGGCCGGCGGCTTCGACCGCGACGCCGTCCTCGCCATGCTGCGCGAGCACTTCGGCTCGGTGCCGCCCGGCACCGTGCAGCGGCCGCCGCTGACGCCCGCGCCGCCGGTGGACGTCCCCGACGCGATCACCCGCCGGGGCGGCGACGCCCACGTGCTGGCCCTGGTCTTCGAGGCGCCCGGCTACGGCGCCAACGACTACTTCGCCTTCGAAGCCCTGACCGGCCTGCTGGAGGCGCCCGCGACGGGACTGCTGGCGCGGGCCTTCGCGAAGCTGCCCGAGGACCGGCGGCCCGATGTGTCGTCGTGGTGGGACCGGGCCGACGGCTTCGCGCGCCTCACGCTGCGGCTGGACCTGCCGGCGGACGCCGACCCCGCCCTCTACCGCAGGCTGGTCGTGGACGCCCTGGCCGCGGCCGCGAAGAAGGGCTTCGTGCCGGCCGACGTCACCGAGATCGTGCGCGGCCGCACCACCGCCGCGCTGCTCGAGCGCGAGCAGCTGCGGATGCTGGCCATCACCGCCGCCGAGCCCCTGGTCCTGGGCGGGCCGGACCATTTCCTGGGCTACCTCGACCGCCTGGCCGCCGTCACGCCCGACCGGATCGCGCGCACGCTCGAACGGCGCCTGGTCGGTCGGCCGCACCTCGCGGTGCACGTGCTGCCCGGGGCGGCGGTCGCCGCCGGCGCGGACAGCGCCGCCGTCGCGGTCGAGCGCTCGACCCTGGCCGACGGGGCGGTGCTGGTCACGCTCCACAACCCCGTCTCGCCCCTGTTCGCGGCGCACGTCGCGGTGCGCAACCGCGCCGTGCTGGACGGCGACCACCCCGGCGCCCTGAACCTCGTGCACCGTCTGCTGCGCCGGGGCACGCGTGACTGCGGGCGGGAGTGCCTCGAGCGCCGCTTGGCCGCCCTGGGCGCCGAGCTGAAGCTCGTCGACGACCCGAACATCCCCATGGACGACTACTACACCGGCGGCCGCTTCTCCTGGGTGCGCCTGGAGACCGCCGCCGCCGTCGGCCCCGAGGCCCTGGCCCTGGTGCTCGGCCTGCTGCGCGAGCCCGTCTTCACGGCGGCGGACGTGGCCGACGAACTGGCCGACCAGCAGGCGACCCTCCAGCGCCAGGCCGGCAGCGCCGGCCAGCGCGCGCGCCGCCTGTTCGCCGACGCCCTCTACGGAGCGCACCCGCTGTCCCGCGCCCCCGAGGGCGGGCCGGGCACCCTGGACGGGATCGATCTCGCGACGCTGCAGGACCTGCACCGCCGCGCCTTCGCGCCGGCGAACCTGGTGGTGACCGTGGTGTCGCCGCTGCCCCACGCGCAGGTCGCCGCGATGGTCGAGGCGCACCTGCCCGCCCGCGGCGAGGCCGGCCCCGCGATGCCGCCCCTGCCTGCAACGGCGCAGGACGCCCGCGTGATCGGGACGGCCGGCGGCCCCATGGCCGCGATCCGCACGGGCTCGCTCTTCGCCGTGGATCCCGCCGACGCCCCCGCCCTGCAGATGCTGGTGGCCGTGCTGTCGGACCGGATCGAAATGGACCTGCGCGAGACGCGCGGCTTGAGCTACAGTACGGGCGCCGGCCTGGAGATCCACGGGAGCGAGGCGGCCCTGGAGGCCTGGCTCAACCCGCCGGCGGCGCGCCTGGCCGAAGGCGAGCAGGCGCTGCTGGAGGCGGTGCGCGGCTTCGACGCCGCGACGGTCACGCAGCAGGAGCTGGACAAAGCGCGCGGGGCGCGCGCCGGCCGCCTGATGATGCGCCGGCTGGCGAGCATCAGCCAGGCCTACTACCTGGCGACGGCCGAACTCGACGGCCGGGTCGACGGCTACCTGACGGCGCTCTCGGACCACGACGGCGTCACGCTGGACGACCTCGTGCGCGTGGGCGGGAAGTACCTGGCGAACCGGCCGCTGGTGACCGCGGTCGCGAACTGACCCGGGATCGGGGAGGACCATGTTCCGCAGTGCGACGACCCTCGGCGTCCTGTTGCTGGCCGCGGCCGCGACGTCCGCGGGCGCGATGCCCGTCGTGCGCCACGACGTCCAGGTGCGCTTCGACCTGCCGAACCACGGCTTCGAGGTCGTCGACGTCATGACCGTGCCGGCCGGGGTCGACACCCTGCTGCTGAACGCGGGCGTGTCGCTGCAG
This window harbors:
- the tpiA gene encoding triose-phosphate isomerase, translating into MRRKLVAGNWKLNLGPAAAAKLARQVALGVPGLDRPPEVLVCPPYVSIPAVAAVLKDSAVRLGAQNCAVEDAGAFTGEVSAPMLAEAGATHVIVAHSERRTHQRETDDDFVRKIDRAHAAGLTAVFCYGERLEERRAGRERDVVRAQLAGVLPRLAAATPANLVLAYEPVWAIGTGETATPEQAQEIHAFSRGIVGELLGNDAAARMRILYGGSMKPDNAAELMRQPDIDGGLIGGASLKAEDFLAIVRGAI
- a CDS encoding insulinase family protein, which translates into the protein MYRRLQRPAAVAVCALLITIMTVTAALAAGDAPTFPDPVFPDLPPGAEVLRLENGLQVVLLPNPAQPMAVVLTQVRVGSAYEDFRTSGMSHMLEHLLFNGTTALTQEELYAAADRLGAWNNAHTSDFFTNFIMIVPSPKLAEGVALQAGMLFHSTLPADKFEKERGIVVGEIVQARDRDEDPAGGIIREATFAGSSLALPTLGTLSTIENLSRDDVDAFYRHHYVPNNMITTVAGGFDRDAVLAMLREHFGSVPPGTVQRPPLTPAPPVDVPDAITRRGGDAHVLALVFEAPGYGANDYFAFEALTGLLEAPATGLLARAFAKLPEDRRPDVSSWWDRADGFARLTLRLDLPADADPALYRRLVVDALAAAAKKGFVPADVTEIVRGRTTAALLEREQLRMLAITAAEPLVLGGPDHFLGYLDRLAAVTPDRIARTLERRLVGRPHLAVHVLPGAAVAAGADSAAVAVERSTLADGAVLVTLHNPVSPLFAAHVAVRNRAVLDGDHPGALNLVHRLLRRGTRDCGRECLERRLAALGAELKLVDDPNIPMDDYYTGGRFSWVRLETAAAVGPEALALVLGLLREPVFTAADVADELADQQATLQRQAGSAGQRARRLFADALYGAHPLSRAPEGGPGTLDGIDLATLQDLHRRAFAPANLVVTVVSPLPHAQVAAMVEAHLPARGEAGPAMPPLPATAQDARVIGTAGGPMAAIRTGSLFAVDPADAPALQMLVAVLSDRIEMDLRETRGLSYSTGAGLEIHGSEAALEAWLNPPAARLAEGEQALLEAVRGFDAATVTQQELDKARGARAGRLMMRRLASISQAYYLATAELDGRVDGYLTALSDHDGVTLDDLVRVGGKYLANRPLVTAVAN